The Anopheles gambiae chromosome 2, idAnoGambNW_F1_1, whole genome shotgun sequence genomic sequence AATTGGCATTCTAATTTGTTGCTATGGATTTAAACTGTCTAAGCTTTCGGATATTGATAGTTTATAGGTTATTATTGCGTTTCATTCAAGTAATTTTCTTCCTAATTGTAGCTATATAAATTAATGAGAAGAAGTGATACAAACACCCGGTTATTCAGTCGACTAAAGCAAATTGATTCGTATATTAAtatgatttattattttttaactgTTTTCAAGCAGCCATTTTCTCCCGACGGCACAAGCTGTTCAGCTTCAAAGTTGACAAGCTTTATGGAACACGTGACAAGCTTTATGACATCATTCTTATAGGCTTTAGTGCCTatattcttttatttcttaatttttattaccTAAATGCTTTATATAGTGCTTTTATAATTTCTAACCTTCATGGGAATGCTATATAAATGtctaattatttttaaatttatgatCACAAATTGGTTGTGTATTTCCGTTCCGCGTATCGTTTTGCTATTCGATTCCGTCGTCACATGTACACATACCAGTTTCACCTCACCAGCCCATGGTGCAGCGGATGATGGTCCGCCGATCCGTTATCGATTGAAAATCAATCTTGTCTCACTTGCGACAGTTGATCTCTTGACCGAACACAATCAACAATATATGCTGGCGAATGATGGCGGCGGTAGTGATCACCATGCTAGAGCGAAACGAAAGCTCCTCGTGGGCCCGCCACGGCACACTGACGGAAGTGGCCATTCCTCCTCCCCCAACCGTATCTCGGTCCCGGTTGACTGATACCCGTTCGCGGCTGGCACAGTACGTGCCGTCGCCCTCGTGCTGCTGTGCGGTCAACCCAACAAAAGGCGGTTCATTAGAACGTGAACAGCACTCGTAAGAGCGGAAACTGAAACTTGTCTCTCCCCCTCAGCCTTTGTGGTGGTGAGTGCGGCAGAATTGAAAATAGAATCTGCGACAGTTTGTCCCCTGGGATTCGTTCTCCCCTCGGACCTCCCTTTTCCCTTCGTCCAATTCAACTGTGGTGGACGGTTTGGTAGAGAACCttgaactttttttcctgcctCTCTTTGCCGTCTTCCACTCATTGTGTGTTTAAAGGCGGAAGGAGGGAGTGTGTTGTGAATGAATAGATCAATTCAGCCGAGCCAAATGGGGAACCAGGAAGACCATTCGGCTGGTGGAGCGGCTAGTGGACAATAGTGGAAATATacacaccatcaccatcatcacccatCCTATCGGAGCAAACTCTTCCTATTTGCCTACATAAGGGCATGTGCAGTACAGTGCGAGAGCTGGCAAAATGGGCACATTGGATGGCAAAGCCAAGGGATGAATGATGGCGATGGTTGAACAAGGTTTTATGAGATAACTCGTTTATCGCACTCGAAAGGAGAAGAATTTATGACGCGCGCGCGAGAGGAATACACTGCGATGACGCGCGGCTCGTCTAATCGTGTACGTGGAAACGAATAAACATGAGCTTTATTGTGGGGTGTTCTTCGTATTTCTTGCTTGCAAAACGATTGCACTAAGCAAACGAAAGACACACCtaccattgttttgttttggcagGGAGAAGCGTAAGAGATGATTTTGCTGCTTTGGTCATCTTCATGTAGTCAGCttgaatattaataattattatatttcCACTCCACTACTCTCAAATTAACGTGTGTTTTCCCCcgattttccttttcttaGCGCCTCTCGGAGAAACGCGACACGGAGCAACGGAGCGAAAATCTGGAGCTGCTGTCGAACGAGCAGCTGACGGAGGAGAAAGCCTCCGTCCAGCGTGCCCTGCTGTACCTCGAGTCGATGTACGGTCGACCGGCGAGCCGCGAGGAGCGTGACGCGGCCCGACCCCTGTACGACCGCTACCGGCTGATCAAGCGGCTGGTGAACCGTGCCAACTCGATCAGTGGCCCGTGCGGTGTGGCCAACTCGCAGATGCCAACCATACTCGAGCACGAGGCGCTCGCGATCGTCGGCACCACGACACCGTCCACCGATATCTCGCCGCCGTCGGCCACCTCCATGCTGCAGTCGCCCACGGACACGATGACCACGccgagcagtagcagcagcatctccACATCCAACCAGCTGCCGGCGGCAGACGATTCCGAAGAAACGACGGCAACGACgaacaccaccagcaccgccgGCAACACGACCAGCAGTTCCGCGACGGAAAACATCCACTCGATGACGGCTGACGAGCTGTGGCAGCATTACGACGCGACGCGCGAAGAGAAGAAGGAGCTGCGCCGCACGATCAAGGACTTTGAGCAGCAGTTCGAGGAGACGACCGGGCGCAAGATGCTGAAATCGGACCGCAAATCGATCGAGGACACGTACGCTCTCTACAAGCAGAAGAAGGCCAAGCTGCGGCTGATCGATGCGCTCTTTAAGAAGCAAATGCAAGCCGTCTAGGAGCCGGGAGCGCCTGGGTGCTGCGGTCGTGCGGGATTTGAACGATGCCGGGCCGGTTTTggtattattgttttgtagTTTATGCCGGCAAAAGAGCATGTTGATGTCGTATGTTGATTTTGATGATTACAACACGCTGTTGTCTTGCGCAGCTGCCGATCCTCGCACGAGAAGAAGAACAACCCCTGTCGAAAACAGTCGGCAAACGAGAAAAATAACGAACCGAACGCGTACCCAAAAGTGAAAACTTAATCAAAAACACGAATCTTTTCCGGCAATCCGCCGACGAACGGGCTTTTTAAGGATATATTACATGCACGGTGGTGCGCGGTTGTTACAGCTCGtgcttttcgttttcgttttgctgATCGTTTCAGTTCTGTTGCTGCACTATTATCACTGTTCATTAATTGTATCGCAAAGCAAATGAGAAGCTAGAATATCGAAGAAGGCATTGAAAATGCGAAATAGGTAGTAGgattacacaaacacaaaaacacatacacacacacacactgttggcAGGAAAGAAACTTTCTaagctcaacacacacacatacacactcacattaTATACACAAGCAAACCGATGGTTGGCAAACAATtagactgctgctgttgttggttttaAACACAAATATTATGTTATTTTCATCGGTTCGTTAGTTTTTCGTAAGTTTGgaatgaatgttttgtttgcgagtttattttctttctgttttcatttatttcgttTCACGTGGTGTCTATTAACTGTTAACTGAACTATTAGAAAGACTATTGCATTgtttttaagtatttttacACAAAGCGCGGCGCCCTCTTCTATAATGGAGAGCTAGGCAAGGAAGGTGAGGACGAGTgaatgtgcgcgcgcgcgtgtgtgtatgtatatttgAGTGTGAGtgcaggagaaagagagagagagagagagagagagagagagagagagagagagagagagagagagagagagagagagagagagagagagagagagagagagagagagagagagagagagagagagagagagagagagagagagagagagatagagtgaaTGCAAAAAGGATGGAGCGATACAAGCAAACAACgttaaaaaacaaactgtaGTACTGGTTTTGAGTGGCCAAAAGTGGCCAATAGCAGAGATGGTCAACAGTGCGTGAGgcgaaacaatacaaaaaaacgctgTTTAGTAAGTAAAGAAAAACCCACACATCCATACTGAAGCAGTACAAACACGCGCTGCAATCTTTCAATAGCATGAATGAGAAGAGCATAAGAATGTTgagaaaaaatagataaaataagaagaaaaaaaggggaggAATAAGGGGACATTAAACACAAAGgataagaaaacaaatacaacaaacatacaaaaagtaaacaaaacaaatgcatacaaatacattttataGCTCAAtaagagaaaaaggaagaaaacagtTGAGATTGGGAGCAACtgaatgaaagaaaagaacacaaacacacacacacagcccccTAGACACGATACAACACAATGGAAAATGAACACGTGATGCAAAGAAGaagtaagaagaagaagaagaagaagaagaagaaaacaatggaaacaaagaacaaacaaaatctaTATACAcatatttacaaaattaagAATACGaacgctgtgtgcgtgtgagcgATCGcggacgaagaagaagaaaaagaagaagtggttccaaatgttctttttttctttggaaaACCTTTGATAGTAGATTAGCAGAAAGATGGGTAAGAGGAAAGCGGGAGAAACATTGTTCGAAATCGTTGTTTAAttcgctttttttatttcttacacaaacacaactgGTTACTTGTTTTTCCGATCGATCATTCTACCGATTGAGGTAGGAGAACGGAATGTTACGGGAAAAACAACAGTACCATCATCACTTCACAAGTTCACATAAGGTACGATAAGTAAGAACAATAGTTAAAGTACTAATACGTCTATTATCCGCTTCACACATATACAGGGAGCACACTGCTAAGTGCTTCAATAATAGAGAATCCTTTTTTAACTGGTAGGacaacacagaaacacacacacacaaattaggGCTCCAAAGGGTCTGTATCTTATCTTCCGGCATACGAAACCTAAGTCTACTCCATACATCAACCTTAACCGTTATACAACACTACATCAACACTTATCAGCAAACATAACCATAGGAAGAGATGGtctgaagagagagagagagagagagagaaagagagaagtaGGGCTAGagtataaaaaaacattaaagtaaATTACGAAAGGAAGGGGAACGCTTTAAAAGGATCCACGATTCACTCATATACTGAAAATGATGGTACACATTGATGCAATTAtggtttttgctgttttgtcgCGCTAGGCATAAAAGAAGAGAAGCggagagaaacaaaacaaaacaaacaaacaagcatgAAGACGATTTCGTGTTCTGCATTGGCATTGGCGTTTTTTGTAGCTCTTTAAAAAGCATCCAAGCAGTAGTACACACTTATTATGAATTactattatgattattataattataacgATTACCTTTAATGTACGATCACTACCAGAGCTCTAGTGTTCGATCGCGGTGGAATGGAAGCATTACTGCTGTGTGATTGATAGTGGCCACGCGGTGGCTCCGGAAACCCGCAAGCGGCCATGTTCGGATGTTCTCTAAGAACGATGATTTATGAAATGTGAATCCCGGgaagatggtggtggtgatgaccGTTGGCTGGCGTTTTGTGGAGCACGGACGAATACGgaggtagtgtgtgtgtggccactCGAAGAAAGAAGCCAAGTAACATGAACGATAATACAAATAGTAAGTAAAGCATTAACATTATTACGATGTAATGGGCATGTAATGGAGAGAAATCGCGCGCGAAGCGAGAATAATGGTTCTACAAGAATAAAACCCGATGGTGTGACATAATATTGAAAGGTTAAGTAACGGTGGAGAGCATTCGTTTCAATGGTGCTGGTACGTCCGAATGCAACAGTGTTGCGGGGAATGGTATAACATTTATTAAACAACTTATTGCATTGAATGCACTTGGATTTATGGAAGAAGAGGGTGGTTAACAAAATCAGATCGCATCATAAAAACGCACAGGTACGCATTAGGCGGCGAAGCCAGCTTCCAACCGCTTCAAATACTCCTTGCGACAGTCCATCTCGTCTGCTGGGCGGTTGTACGGCAGCCAGACCGGTTCACCAACAAAGTAACGCTTGGCTTTGATGTAGTTCTGTAATAGCAATTGTATTGCGTATTAATATTCTGCACCGTAAGTCCCCTTTTAGAGTATTACCTTCATGTCCAGCGTGAAGCGATGATAGATTCCACTGGGAATAATGATCAAATCGCCGGCAACGACCTCGATCCGTACCCATGCATCATCCGGACCACTAAAATAGCGGGAAAGGACAATATTAAAAAACCCACTTTCAGCTAATCCGCCCACCCCACCGGGATTGATCACTCACTTGCGCACGTCAAAGTAACCGGAACCGTCCAGCACCAGCCGGATCTCCTCGTCCGTGTGCAGATGCTCGGTGAAGAACGACTTCAGCTTGTTGGCGTAATCGGGCAAGCACGCCTCGGAGCAGGTGATTTCGTCCTCGTAGGAGTAGCCCCGATCGTTGCGGATCTTCCCCAGCACCCCGTCCGTATCGTACGTTGGAATGTTAATCTGCGGAAGGCAATCGTGTTGTGAAGGATGGATGTATTGGCTACCGGGTTGTCGCACTAGCTTACCTTAAAATATTCCACCCCGGTGCTTTTGAACAGCTCGTCAAGCGTCAGGAACTTGGGCGGATCGAGCTGGTGCTCCAGACGCTGATCGGTCGGCTCATTGTCCATAAACCAGGCACGCACCATTGTGTTAGCTAGATTTTACGAGGGACACCAATCAAACGCAGCAGCTTCACGGGCGATGAAATTGATAACTGGCGAAGGAATGTGGCGCGCAGGTTCAAGAACgtatattttttgttggtgctggCTATTGATAAGAAAATTGGCTGTAAAATTGTTCTTTCCAGAATGCTGTCAGTTGAGAGAGGTGTTTGTAAACACATCATCAGACAGCATTCGATCGCTCGATCATGCGGACAATTTCATGCTTTCTTGAGGAATGCATACACTATTGCAATAATATGATAATTGCTcattttaaacactttttttgcttaattgtATCGATCAATAAAAtggaatttgtttaaaatcgaaataaaaacatatgcTCACTGTGCCACCAAGGTATATACAGATAATGCGTTGAAGTTTGACATTTACATCAAACCGCCCGTTCGAGCAAATCTGCTCGAGTGGCAAtctgaaaaaatcaataaaaaaataaattgaaaatgctTCATGTTGTGAATGATTCCCCTATTTTCTCTTACTTTATACtaattttttgttaaaataaactctTTCCAAACCTTCACCGTGTGCGCGCAACTGCTCGAATGTTTGCAATGCAACGCCTCGTCAGgcccaaacaacaaaattgcACGCCGCACGCGCCGCTGTCAAACGCGCAACAATGCCCAAGGTGCGCGCACAGAGCTGTCCCGCCCCACAGCGGGAGCACGAAGTTGTTTGTTGAGCACGCCGAAATGAAGGAAGAAGAGTGAgtggcgctgtgtgtgtgtgtgtgtctgttttttcccTACGTCGCTCGGGCCTCGCTCATTCCACCGTGCAGTAGAGGTGTATTTTTATTGCGAAGAAAAGCGTACGCGTGTAAACCTAGCGCGCATCGCTATCAGGAGGTGTGCGAagagaaggtgtgtgtgtgtgtgcgcgtgatAATATCCCTGCCCCCCTAGTGCAAGTGCGTGCAACGGGGCAAATATTCCCCGTTCTaggctgtgtgttgtgtgccgagcaaaagcaaaagggtCGTGCGGCAGCGACGGTGACGGTGGCGGTCCCTGTTGTTGTGGAAACCAAAGCGCACTAAAAGTTGGACCTAGTGcggctgcaaaacaaaaagaaaaaaaaaaccctcccgaAACGATTGACTTCCGCCACGAAAAGGTCCATTGAACGGGGTGCAGGGAAGGTGCAGAAGTGTGGAACAACCGtgaaggggtggggggggggaaagggaaACGGAGGAAAAGGAAGAATCTCCGACGTCTCGTCGATATCTAGAGCACACCGCGCtcgacccacacacacgcacacacgcacacacatcagCAGCGGAGTGTCAGTTGGGTGCGGGTGCGCGGTAGCCAGCGGTGTTGTGCACAAGGGAAGCGGGAGGGGGTTAGAAAAGTTGACAACCGAAAAGTATCATGGCGTAagagagaaacacacacacatacacacagtaggcga encodes the following:
- the LOC1276302 gene encoding acireductone dioxygenase, which codes for MVRAWFMDNEPTDQRLEHQLDPPKFLTLDELFKSTGVEYFKINIPTYDTDGVLGKIRNDRGYSYEDEITCSEACLPDYANKLKSFFTEHLHTDEEIRLVLDGSGYFDVRNGPDDAWVRIEVVAGDLIIIPSGIYHRFTLDMKNYIKAKRYFVGEPVWLPYNRPADEMDCRKEYLKRLEAGFAA